The Candidatus Deferrimicrobiaceae bacterium sequence TCGGCTTGGTATCGCCCAGCCGGGTGAATTCCTGCTCCTGCAGGAATCGAAGCAGCGTCTTCTGGACGTTCATCGGCAGGTTGCCCGCCTCGTCGAGGAAAAGCGTCCCGCCGTCCGCCGCCTCAAGCAGCCCCTGACGGTTTTCGGCGGCGCCGGTAAACGCCCCCTTCTTGTAGCCGAACAACTCGGATTCCAGGATCGATTCGGGCAACGCCCCGCAGTTGATCGCGATGAATTTCCGGTCCTTGCGGGGAGAGTTGTAGTGGATCGCCTGCGCGATCAATTCCTTGCCCGTCCCGGATTCGCCCGTCACGAGCACGGAGGTGTCGCGGCCTGCAATCTTCTCGACGCGCTCGAGCACCCCCTTGAGTCCATCGGAAGCGCCGATGATGTTGCCGAAGTGGAACTTGCCGACGAGCTCTTCCCGCAATTCGCGGTTCTCTTCGACCAGCTCGGTATGCTTGAGCGCATTCTTGACCCGGTAGAGAAGCTCTTCGGGCTCGAACGGCTTGGTGAGCATGTCGTAGGCGCCCCGACGCAGCGCCTGGATCGACATCTCGACGGTCGCGTAGGCTGTGACCATGATGACGGGAATGGACGGTTCTTTCGCCTTGACCCGCTGCAGCACCTCAAGGCCATCCATGCCGGGCATCTTGATGTCGGTGACCACGAGATCCCACTGGCCCCGCTCGAACGCCTCGACGGCCTCGAACGAACGGGTGAAGGTCTTCGCAAAATATCCGTTGTCGAGCAGGACCGCCTCCATCATGAGGCAGAGGCCCTCCTCGTTGTCGATCAGCATCACCCGTTTATTCTGCGTCAATACCGCTCCCCGCTATTGAAAGTCTTCAGGCCGGACCGGCAGCCGGATCTTTACGGTGGTGCCTTCCCCGACCTTGCTCTCGATCGTGATCCGTCCATGGTGCTGCTCGACGATTTGCCGCGTGATGGGAAGCCCCAACCCCGTACCGCTCGTCTTGGTCGTGAAAAAGGGCTCGAACATCTTATCGAGATTTTCGGCGGGAATCCCGACCCCGTTGTCCACGAACAGGATGTTGACGTATCCCTCTTCGTCCAGATACGTCTTCACGACCAGCTTCCCCCCCGCCGGCAGTGCGGCCCCGGCATTCAGGATGAGGTTGATCGCCACCTGCCGCAACTGGTCGCCGTCCGCCATGATCGTCGGGAGGCCGGGCGCGAACTCCTTCACGACCTTCGCGTGGTGCATGTCGGTATGGTTGGACGCGAAGTCGACGATCTGGTCGAGCAGGTCGTTGATGTCGACTTCCTCGGGGGCGGGCTTGGGCGTTCGCGCAAAGCTGAGCAGGTTCTGGACGATCTTCTTGCAGCGCTTGCTCTCCCGCTTGATCTCGCTGATGTATCTGTAATTGGGGTCGTCGGGCGAAAGTTTCCCCTCGATGTGGCTGGCGAATCCGAGGATGACCCCGAGCGGGTTGTTGATCTCGTGCGCCACCCCGGAGGAGAGAACGCCGAGCGACGCCATCTTCCCCTGCTGCGCGAGGTTCGCCTCCATCTCGCGATTCTGGCGGATGATGGCCGTCATCCGGTTGAAGGCCGACGCGAGCTCGCCCAGTTCGTCGTTGGTGTCGACATTCATCCGTTCCTCGAGCCTTCCCTGCTTGACCTTGCGAATGACATCCATCATGTGTCGTATGGGATCCGTGAACACCTTCGACGCGTAATTGACCAGGAAGGCGGAGACGAGCGCCGAGAGGATCACCAGCAGGACCATGGTTCCGAGGATCCGCCCGGAAATCTTGTTCGCCTCCCGGTAGAACTCGTCCTCGTAGGAGCCGACCGCCACGATCCAGCCCCAGGGCTCGAAATATTCGTAGCGGACGATCTTCATGCGCGGCTTGCGGTCGCTGATGTTCTTCCATGGATAGCGGATCCACCCGCTTTTTTTCGTGCACATCTCCCGGATGAACTCGTTCCCGTCGAGGTCTCTGGACCGGTAGATATTCTGGCCTTCCGCGTTCGGGTGGACGACCAGGTCCCCCTTCGTGTTCATACAATAGATGTAACCGGTGTCGCCGACTTTCTTCTTTTTGATCTTTTCCCGGAGCTCCTCGAATGAACGTCGTTCGAAGGCCGCGTCCTCGTAAGTCTCTTCGACGTATCCGCCCGCCGCGATGATCCAGTCCCATTCCCGGAAATAGGTGTAGGCGACCACCTTTTTCCGCGGGAACTTGTCGCCCAGCATGGCGTTCCGCCAGGGATAGGTGGTGTAGAGGATCTCCCCGGGCTTCGAAAGCAGCGCCTTCTCGCACATCTCGCGGATGAAGTGGCGGCCGTTTTCGTCTTTCTCGTTGATGACGTTCTGCCCTTCCCGGGCGATATGCGCCACGAGCTTTCCCTTGCTGGTCATGGCATAGATGTAACCGGATTCGCCGACGTTGACCCGGGTCAACGCTTTCCGCGCCTCTTCCCTGGCGGCGGCCGGGCTTACCTGACCACTCCGTGACTGGTTCTCCTCGGCCTGGACCAGGTTTCGCGAGAGGTTGACAAGAGTGGCGAGCTCCTTGTTGAAGCTGCCCTGCTTGTCCTGCTTGTAGACCTGGAACTGCTGGTAATGGGAATTGATCAGGTCGAGGGTGAAGCTGGCCATGTGCTGCAGGTCGTCCTTGCTCGTCTGGGTGATCCCCAGGTTTGCCTGCTGGGTCGCGATGCTGCCGACGACGCCGCCAACCACAAGGATGGGGATGATCACCAGCGGCATGACCATGGCCATCATCTTCCAGCGTAATTTCAGGTTGGTCACGAAACCGGACAGTGGCCTGTGCATACTGAAACCATGGTTGAAGCGGGGTATCCTGTCAAGACCCATCGGATGACTGCGGGCGGCAAAACGGATACAATGTAGTTTCACCGATCTCTTCCCGGAGCGTGGATGCAACGATCCGTATTTTATAGCGTTGTCGGCCTGGCCCTGCTCGTCACCGCGACGGGGGCAGCCTTGTCGGTCACTCGATACCTTTCCGCCCGCCTCTACGTCCCGCCGCGAGGCGGGATCTCCCGGTCCGCGACCGTGTCCGAGCGGGTCGAGGCCGTCGCACCGCCCGATAAATGGACCAACGTCTTCTCCCCTTCCGCCGGGATGGGCGTCCCGGTCAAGGCAGGCCCTGCAACCGAAGCCAAGGACACTCCCAAGATCGTCTACGCGCTGATCGGGACGATCGCCTCCTCGAACCCCGACGCATCCCGTGCCATCCTCTGGGCCGAGGGGATGAAGGAACCGCGCCTCTTCCACTTGAAGCAGGTCGTCGAGCCCGGCGTGACGCTCGTCCGGATCGACCGCGACGCGGCGTGGTTGCTCCGGGGAAAGGTGCGCGAGAAGCTCGAGCTGCTGCCCGTCGGCTCCAAGGTCCGAATCGCGGCGCCTCCCGCGGCGCCCGGTGGCGCGGCGGGCCCGGCCATCGCCGGCGGCACGCCCCCGGCTGCTTCCGGCGGTACCGACCTCCGGGTCAACAAGATCGGCGAAAATACCTATTCCATGGACGAGGCGAGCCTGACCCAGCTCACCGGAAACTTCAACCAGTTCATGACCCAGGTCCGGCTGATCCCCTATTTCGAGGGGAACAAGAATTCCGGATACCGGCTCGCCGCCATCCGGCCGGGGACCGCCTTCGAAAAGATGGGATTCGTGGGCGGCGACGTCATCCAGGCGGTCAACAACATCGAACTGACCAGCCCCGAACGCATGTTCACCATTTTCCAGAACCTGAAAGACGAAAAGC is a genomic window containing:
- a CDS encoding sigma-54 dependent transcriptional regulator → MTQNKRVMLIDNEEGLCLMMEAVLLDNGYFAKTFTRSFEAVEAFERGQWDLVVTDIKMPGMDGLEVLQRVKAKEPSIPVIMVTAYATVEMSIQALRRGAYDMLTKPFEPEELLYRVKNALKHTELVEENRELREELVGKFHFGNIIGASDGLKGVLERVEKIAGRDTSVLVTGESGTGKELIAQAIHYNSPRKDRKFIAINCGALPESILESELFGYKKGAFTGAAENRQGLLEAADGGTLFLDEAGNLPMNVQKTLLRFLQEQEFTRLGDTKPTRVDVRIISATNSDLKASVKSGAFREDLYYRLNVLNIHLPPLRERKADIPLLAAHFIALQNRKFGTSIRGLSPEAMEHALGYAWPGNIRELRNVIEACIAMEDSDYIELPVLAQFIELPVIGQEESPEQASEDGEYAQALSRFETDYLRGLLKKHRWNVEAAAREAGMNMATIYRKIKKYGIRREDDAQR
- a CDS encoding cache domain-containing protein; protein product: MHRPLSGFVTNLKLRWKMMAMVMPLVIIPILVVGGVVGSIATQQANLGITQTSKDDLQHMASFTLDLINSHYQQFQVYKQDKQGSFNKELATLVNLSRNLVQAEENQSRSGQVSPAAAREEARKALTRVNVGESGYIYAMTSKGKLVAHIAREGQNVINEKDENGRHFIREMCEKALLSKPGEILYTTYPWRNAMLGDKFPRKKVVAYTYFREWDWIIAAGGYVEETYEDAAFERRSFEELREKIKKKKVGDTGYIYCMNTKGDLVVHPNAEGQNIYRSRDLDGNEFIREMCTKKSGWIRYPWKNISDRKPRMKIVRYEYFEPWGWIVAVGSYEDEFYREANKISGRILGTMVLLVILSALVSAFLVNYASKVFTDPIRHMMDVIRKVKQGRLEERMNVDTNDELGELASAFNRMTAIIRQNREMEANLAQQGKMASLGVLSSGVAHEINNPLGVILGFASHIEGKLSPDDPNYRYISEIKRESKRCKKIVQNLLSFARTPKPAPEEVDINDLLDQIVDFASNHTDMHHAKVVKEFAPGLPTIMADGDQLRQVAINLILNAGAALPAGGKLVVKTYLDEEGYVNILFVDNGVGIPAENLDKMFEPFFTTKTSGTGLGLPITRQIVEQHHGRITIESKVGEGTTVKIRLPVRPEDFQ
- the gspC gene encoding type II secretion system protein GspC — its product is MQRSVFYSVVGLALLVTATGAALSVTRYLSARLYVPPRGGISRSATVSERVEAVAPPDKWTNVFSPSAGMGVPVKAGPATEAKDTPKIVYALIGTIASSNPDASRAILWAEGMKEPRLFHLKQVVEPGVTLVRIDRDAAWLLRGKVREKLELLPVGSKVRIAAPPAAPGGAAGPAIAGGTPPAASGGTDLRVNKIGENTYSMDEASLTQLTGNFNQFMTQVRLIPYFEGNKNSGYRLAAIRPGTAFEKMGFVGGDVIQAVNNIELTSPERMFTIFQNLKDEKRVSVNVLRQGQKTTLTYEIR